In Magnolia sinica isolate HGM2019 chromosome 12, MsV1, whole genome shotgun sequence, a single genomic region encodes these proteins:
- the LOC131220247 gene encoding fasciclin-like arabinogalactan protein 21 codes for MPFPSCSSCVHAITYTVLSITLAVFAICSASQSHKTQIPVSPADDHSSLPAQNPSTNAMEALQKLGYNISATLLQLPSEHFLPPSQGTLFPIVDRAISNISLPPQFTTDFLHYHTSPKKLTFQDLLLRPLNSCIPTLLHQKNLMITKINQEERMVEINQVPISHPDIYTDSHYTIHGILAPFYSPKPADFLISNDLIPSPTCNENAGLIANPDGERNAVPWPQIIRLLGLNGFTSFSIGLQLVLDGILQDFGNLSSVTIFAPRDYGFSYIPSPSPLLEKAIRLHILPQKMSYSRLAQMPNKEFLPTLIPRRDLQITNTVDFAEILSINRVEVTEPDIFSTKMFVIHGVSWAFEF; via the coding sequence ATGCCTTTCCCTTCCTGCTCTTCTTGCGTCCATGCCATCACCTACACCGTCCTCTCGATCACTCTCGCAGTCTTTGCAATCTGCTCAGCCTCTCAATCCCACAAGACCCAAATCCCCGTTTCCCCAGCCGACGACCACTCATCGTTGCCGGCCCAAAATCCATCCACCAATGCCATGGAGGCCCTACAGAAATTGGGCTACAATATCTCGGCCACCCTCCTCCAGCTCCCCTCTGAGCACTTCCTTCCACCCTCCCAAGGGACCCTCTTCCCCATCGTCGACCGTGCAATCTCTAACATCTCCCTCCCACCCCAATTCACGACAGATTTTCTCCATTACCACACCTCCCCTAAAAAACTCACCTTCCAAGATCTCCTACTGCGCCCCCTCAACAGCTGCATCCCAACCCTTCTCCACCAAAAGAATCTCATGATCACGAAAATCAACCAAGAAGAAAGAATGGTGGAGATCAATCAGGTCCCAATATCTCATCCGGATATCTACACTGACAGCCATTACACGATCCACGGCATTCTTGCGCCGTTCTACTCCCCCAAGCCCGCTGATTTCCTGATTAGCAATGATCTGATACCGTCACCGACGTGCAACGAGAATGCTGGCCTGATTGCGAATCCTGATGGTGAAAGAAATGCAGTCCCATGGCCTCAGATCATCCGGCTGCTTGGCTTGAATGGATTCACCTCATTTTCAATTGGATTGCAATTGGTTCTTGATGGGATTCTTCAAGATTTTGGGAATTTGAGTTCAGTTACGATCTTCGCTCCACGGGATTACGGGTTTTCCTACATCCCTTCGCCATCGCCGTTGCTTGAAAAGGCCATTAGACTTCATATCTTGCCTCAGAAAATGTCTTACAGCAGATTGGCTCAGATGCCCAATAAAGAATTTCTTCCGACGCTGATTCCCCGTCGGGATCTCCAAATAACCAACACCGTTGATTTTGCTGAGATTCTTTCGATCAACAGAGTGGAGGTTACAGAACCAGATATCTTCTCAACGAAGATGTTTGTGATTCATGGAGTTTCATGGGCCTTTGAGTTTTGA
- the LOC131220248 gene encoding fasciclin-like arabinogalactan protein 21 — MPFPSCSSCVHAITYTVLSITLAVFAICSASQSHKTQIPVSPADDQSSSRAQNLSTNAIEALQKLGYNISATLLQLRSEHFLPPSQGTLFAIIDPAISNISLPAQFMTDFLHYHTSPKKLTFQDLLLRPLNSCIPTLLHQKNLMITKINQEERMVEINRVPISHPDIYTDSHYTIHGILAPFYSPKPADFLISNDPIPSPMCNENGGLIANPNGERNAVPWPQIIRLLGLNGFTSFSIGLQLVLDGILQDFGNLSSVTIFAIAVA; from the coding sequence ATGCCTTTCCCTTCCTGCTCTTCTTGCGTCCATGCCATCACCTACACCGTCCTCTCGATCACTCTAGCAGTCTTTGCAATCTGCTCAGCCTCTCAATCCCACAAGACCCAAATCCCCGTTTCCCCAGCAGACGACCAGTCATCGTCGCGGGCCCAAAATCTATCCACGAATGCCATAGAGGCCCTACAGAAATTGGGCTACAATATCTCGGCCACCCTCCTCCAGCTCCGCTCTGAGCACTTCCTCCCACCCTCCCAAGGGACCCTCTTTGCCATCATCGACCCCGCAATCTCTAACATCTCCCTCCCAGCCCAATTCATGACAGATTTCCTCCATTACCACACCTCCCCTAAAAAACTCACCTTCCAAGATCTCCTACTGCGCCCCCTCAACAGCTGCATCCCAACCCTTCTCCACCAAAAGAATCTCATGATCACAAAAATCAACCAAGAAGAAAGAATGGTGGAGATCAATCGGGTCCCAATATCTCATCCGGATATCTACACCGATAGCCATTACACGATCCACGGCATTCTTGCGCCGTTCTACTCCCCCAAGCCCGCTGATTTCCTGATTAGCAATGATCCGATACCGTCACCGATGTGCAATGAGAATGGTGGCCTGATCGCGAATCCTAATGGTGAAAGAAATGCAGTCCCATGGCCTCAGATCATCCGGCtacttggcttgaatggattcACCTCATTTTCAATTGGATTGCAATTGGTTCTTGATGGGATTCTTCAAGATTTTGGGAATTTGAGTTCAGTTACGATCTTCGCCATCGCCGTTGCTTGA